The Xyrauchen texanus isolate HMW12.3.18 chromosome 49, RBS_HiC_50CHRs, whole genome shotgun sequence genome contains the following window.
attttatttatatgctgTGGAAAACATCAAATTCCATTATGAAAATTCGTCAGTTTCGTAACTATGcttatttatataattgtatcCACGTGACCATGTGTTTCCCTTTGTGAGTATATTTTCTGTCACCATCATCTTGCATTTCCTAATTATTTACGAGAGAATCGTATTTCAGTAACGAAAAGTAGGACCATTTTTGTACATGTGTAAATAAGATCTGTTTTTTTAAAGCAACGAAAATGAACAAACAAGTTATGTATTTAATAATGCCTGCTTGAAACATTAGCTTGTTGTGTCTTGTGTTAAACTTTATATTTATACTTCTTAAACGAGTGAATGTCGGATTAATAAAAATAGAACTATTTATACTGAACAATTTATGAAGCAGTTTTGTGATTTATTCcataatgtgatttatttaatgatttttttttttagttaatttaGTGGGACGATATTAAACGAATTATcccaattcccaattcccaattgttaataataacaatatgctAAGTTTATATTTCGTCCAGTTAGTGCTGCTAAATTCAAGGCTATTTCtcgaaattatatatatatatatatatataatgatacaaACACAGCTAACAATTGCCATAAACATGCCATTTAACAGTTTTTGGACACGTCGAATAAAATAGAAGTTACATGAATATTTGTATGTTATAGGCCTATATAATGTAggctaaatatgtttttttaatgaacttGTAGTAATGACAGCATTTCCAAAGTTTTTATAAGTTTGAATAAAAGATGTCATTTGCTTCACATTTACAGCAGATTAGTTTGCATGATTTATTGTGGGTTCTCCAATATTTCTGGAATAATTAAGGAATAATAATCCCCTCTCAtgcagttttgtgtgtgtatgaattaaatgaaaatcgTGAAAAAGGGAAAACCTCGGGGCTGATGGAAACATAACAACAGCACCATCTTATGTTGCCTGAACcctattattttattagttattATTTTTTCAGTCTTGAACTGGGTTTGACCAGTGGCTTAATGCACTGTTTTCAGCAACAAATATACCCATGTACACATTTCTTATGTTTTTGTAATAATCATATTTGAATGTAGTGTTGTAACCCACACAACTTGTAACTTATGCTCAATGTGGAGTTTACACAGGAAAATTTTTTTCTTCACTGGTTTCGACAACAAAACTAATGTCAAGAGTTAGTAAGGTAGTAATCAGGTGTGaaaaaatgctcatttttgaGGGACTGCACAAGGCGGGTAGATTTCTGGTTATGTTTGAATGTGAGATTGAGGTGCTCATCATGACGGGAATGCACAGACAAGgttagtgagtgaatgaatgacaCTAGTTTCATAGATGTAActtgtaataattattttatatactgtatatttaaacattatatgcAATGGTGAAGTTTTGAACAAAATGGTCTTGGATAACATGTCTAAAAACAAGGATTTTATTGATGTTTGTATAAGAACAGATCTACTGATCTAGGCTTTATAGTCACACTTTATTTACACGACATAAACTGGAAGCAACTAAGAGTTCAAGGCGAGAAAGAGTTCTTTGATATTTGACCTACAGCAACTACTGACTTTGGAGTGTAAGCAGCACAGATCAAAAGGGAAGGATGAATTTAACTCTTGTCCATCATCTTTGTGGTGGTCTTGGCCTGCAAGTAGATGTGTTTACTTCCTGCGACGAGAGGCGGCGCCCTTCTTGCTGCTGTAATACGAAAATGACAGTGAAAAGAAACCAGGTGAGCAAACTTACTTTCACTGTCACTGctaaatcaatcaatccatccatccatcaaacaatctatccattcatccatccatccattcatccatttctCCTTCTATCAatccatgtgtctgtctgtccatccatccatccatccatcatctgtcCATttctccatccatctatctgtccatccgtccatccatccatccatccatccatccatccatccatccatccatccatccatccatccatctgtccatttctccatccatcaatccatgtatctgtccgtccatccatccatccatctgtccatttctccatccatcaatccatgtgtctgtccatccatccatctgtccatttcTCCATCCATCATTCCAtgtgtctgtccgtccgtccatccatccatccatccatccatccatccatccagctgtccatttctccatccatccatctgtccatttctccatccatcaatccatgtgtctgtccatccatccatccatccatccatccatccatccatccatccatccatccatctgtccatttctccatccatccatctgtccatttctccatccatcaatccatgtgtctgtccatccatccatccatccatccatccatccatccatccatccatttgtccatttctccatccatcaatccatgtgactttccatccatccatccatccacccatctatccatctgtccatttttccatccatcaatccatgtATCTgcccatccatctgtccatttctccatccatcaatccatgtgtccatccatccatccatccatccatctgtccatttctccatccatcaatccatgtgtctgtccatccatccatccatccatccatccatccatctgtccatttctccatccatccatcgaaaATGAAGGACTTAAAGTgaattaattcatatttataacACAATAATGTACATAATAGTACAAACTAGGATTTACTTAACATAATTTGATACTTTTTGAGTTTAATTGAGAATTCAACTTATAAATCTATTGTTTTTCTGTGTACAGACATCAGCCTTAATACTGGAAATTAAAAAATACCACAGTTGGGATACATGGATTCTTACATTAGTTTCTGTCCGATCAACATAAAGGTGCCATGTTCCAACAGTCACAAATGCAAATTACTTTgttattttactttatatttcTTTCATATAGACTAGTTATAAAAATTTTATTGAAACTGATTTTCACTCAAAATCATCCCTAAAAAATGGCCATAAATGTATCCTCATATTTACAAATCTCTTGTTAAAGTGAGAGCTGCACCACTTTTTCTCCACCTCAGGAAATCTGTAAATTAACTGAAGCAGCCACATACTAGGCATGCACAGCAGAGGGCGCCATGCATTAAAACAACAACTTGACTTACAATTTGCTCAACTCCTCCACTCTCTTGCGCAATGTGGTAACCTGAAGAAGATCAGAGTTGTGTTCAGATCTCAGCAAATCAAAGCTGTGCAATAGACAGTATTGACCAAAAAACACTTTGTAGCTCCTAACTGCAGAGACTTACCCtcgtaaaatgacttaaaaatggaCATTACCTCAAAGGATAAAATACTGGTGAAAAAAAACTGGGATGTGCTTGTTCTGATGACTATTTTTGGTCCTCTTGTCCATTTCAGTAATTGTTTTCTCACCTCGTATTTCTGTTTCTTCAGCCTCTCCGTGTGGTCAAACTTCTCTGACTCAAGGGTCTTCATCCATTCAAACaactcatttgccttttctctgAAGTCCAGGACACAAGACACAAGTAAGCGAGATCTGACTGCATGTGCACATCTGCTTTAATTTATTATGATAGAATGAGATATAACCAACCTGAGTTTGTCCTCACTGAGATGGTCAATGTTGAGTTGCTTGCGTCTCTCAGCCAggatcttcttcttcttctctctttctgtctgttttttgccACCTCTCTTGGAGTCAGCCTGAAGAGCAACAGAGCCAAAACATTTCAGCCACATTCATATCAATCATTCATTCTCCCTTTCAGCCACTAAGACCTAATGACCTTCTGAAGATAGCTGCTGTAGTTGGAGCCCATTCCTGACAGAGCTGACTTTTTCTTGGCATCATCATCTGCCTTCTTCTTAGCATCTGCCTCCTCTTTCCTCAGCCTCTCCTCCTGTTGCCGTACACATGGATAATAGAAGATGTGAGTGTTTTACTAGAGGATGGACACAATACAGGTAGGATGTCTTTGAGAAGGTCAGTGATACACACTAGAGGTCGACTCATAGTGGATGTTGCGATagcgataactaaggtggtgttAAAGGCCAAAAACTGATTAATTGGCCAATAGTTTTTCTAATTGATTTCTAGAATGTCAAAAAATTTCTTATTCTTTCCTTACTGCGACAGGCACAAAAATTCCAAAATGAACagaatcccagatgcagtttattgttcaaccaaaatgccAAAAATAACCAGaacgatttggtgcataacacaggACTTGTAAGTATAACCAAGGcctaaacacaccagggactcttattatgaaatgatgaaaaacaattgGCAACTATCGCAATAGATGTTTGCCGATTACAATAGTTCCAATAAGCAACTTTAGACTAtagatatatcggtctacctctaatacaCACCTCACGTCTCGCCTGGCGCTCCTTATCTTTTTCAGTCCGGATCCTCTGCTGCTCTGCCCTCTCAGATCTGCGCTTCTCCTGTTGGAGGACCACCAAAAACACATCCACATTTTACTTTCACAAGTCCTTATTCCCACATTCTTTCACCATTTGGAAACATTTGCTACCAGGGCTTGTGTGGCCAAggcaaaatactacagaaataCTTCTCAAAAAGTTCATAACAATTTTACTTCTAGGGTGACAATCACTCACAATTCTGTCTTTGAGGGCGATGAGCTCCTCCTCTTCCTTCTTCCTGTCCTCGAAGTGAGCATCGATGAGGGACTGCAGCTCAACCAGATCCTTGTTCTGACGTTTCTTCTGGATGTCCTGTGTTCAGACAACATGGTGAGATTCCGTAAGTACATAATATAAAATACGGTCATTGTCCATGTACCGTCATTTTGGTTAATCCATGAGTGAAGGTCCAATAACATGTTGgtaactgagattaagcaagtagtattcagctggtcatgtgatttcggcatggcagcctccatgaggagaccctctcaatgtagaataaaacagctattAGTCTCATCTCATGTGATTGCTCATAATTCTAGACATATATTTCAATatcacaattaatttctttaggagtaacatttttttaataaggtaaaaatcactgagtgcaccttaaacagctgtTGAtttatcattgcaataatcgcttgAATAGTCAATAAATTGTTCTCAACCTTGTTAGATGAATTGATTATCAATATTTTATTGCAGCCTTAGTTGCGAATTCAAAGACGTGAATAGCTCTGAGTTAAATCTCCAAGTCATCTCGTAATTCGTACAGAAATTCAGACAGAATGTTAATGCAACAATACTTACATCAAAGTCCACTTTCTCACCATCTGGGATCTTGGGTCCTGATGGCCTTTATAAAAGAATTAAAATGAGCTATCACTATAAAATCATTCCATATTATAAAATTAACAATTTCCATCAATTTGCAGTCATGTGTATATGCATAGTTCCCAATGATGTCTCTGTGAGAAAATGACTACTTACTTGAACTTTGGCTTCTCGTCTGTTTTAAGAATGAAGAAGGGACAAGTACATGTTATTGGGTTATTGGGAAATCCACACCAGGCAGTACAAATGGCAACATATTACATGACAATATTCAAACTTAAAATGTGTAATGTTGTGTCTAAAAGATTagaaggaaaataaatataattgattcatagatttataatgaattcAATTAAATTACATCAGTAGTCAACATACCTTCCTCTTAAAAGACATGTGCATGCAGCAAGCATTGAACAAAATCAGAAAGCAAGAGCAGAATAGAACATTTTCAATAAGATATATGGTTACTCTGGTTATATCAGGTAAAAAGTGGAGGTTGAGTGTGACCCTTGGCTACAGTGTAACATATGAGTACAATTTCTCAGTGCTAACCGACCAATAAGAAGGTGGAGTGCACTGTTAAATGGTTGGGGCCTAAGGATGAGAGAATTGTTTACGCCATGTACCTACTACAGGCTCATGTTCTGGCTCAGGATCAGTCTCTGATTCTGGGGCAGCCTCAGGTGCCACCTCAACCTCCACCTCTATAGCTATTGCATGCAGGGGGTGAGGGAATTTGCATGGGGTTCATTTAGGAGGGGTTAACCGATAGAGGATGACTTATAGGGGAGTTAATAACTTTCAGAGCCCTTTTGTaaagcaagtcagttcactcagaTGCCATCTTGCTTTTACTACAATATGAATGTTGCACCCAAGCAATAGTAATTTTAGGAATGATACAAATGCATTCCAGAATACTCCTGCACTATTTTTCTCTTGTGAAAAGAGATGAACAATAACAACAGAAATAAAATACTTGAAGAAAACATCTAAAAATATACTCACCCTCGACTTGATCACTGTGAAAGCCAAAAACAATGATAAACAAAATCCTGATTATGGCCTGTTAATACAGTTCATTCAAATTCAGTGGATTGTGGGTAGATTGGTTTGCAATTCTCTCAGaactgtttttaaaatgaaatgctgAAGTTTCTTATACTTACACATCCTCTGTGTCAGATATGATGACAATGGACTCTGAGACTGAgaggaaatgaaaaaataatggaCAAATTAGAACCTCTAGACCAGACAAGAGTCTAGTGAACACTTGCAAATTCAAGCACTAAATTTATGGAGAGACCTCCTTGGAATGGTGATTCATAAAACTGTCATGAAATTGCCTCCTCCCCTTCCAAGTTGACCCATTTACCCTACCCCAATGCTGTTGGATGTCTTGCTAAATGAAAAACAGTAATCAAGACTGTCAACCATAGTATGCAAATACTCCAGAATTATCCAATTTAATCCTTAAACGAGTTTTTTAGGATATGTAAGAATTCTGACTAACTTTAAGGTTCACAAAATGTCTGAGAGTGTAAGAGGTTTCAAAATGAATTACGTTTAAGGCAACAACACTATTTGGTATAATAGTCTGGTACTTTTTTATGACAGTTCCAAAGTTTTGATATGAGCTAAGCATCTTTTAGCTAAGCATTGACCgaaatgttttattataagcTTTAAATCAGCTGAAATATAAGCTGACTGAAGAACTGGCTGACACAGGATAAGTGAGATGTCCCCTTACCCATACATAGATTTATGTGAATGTTTGCTTTCACTCTGTGTGAAAGATTCATGAGCTTGTCAAGACTGTAAATGTCAATGAAATTATCAAAAGGCACTTTCCTTCAGATCACTTTCTTGAATggatgaaaacattttaaaaattcttAGAAAATACTGAGAATCTTGGTTTCTTAATCATTTTAATGGAAAAATTAAAGGGTTTGATGACCTACGGTATAAATTAAGACAATGAACTGTTACTCTCAGgggttttataaacatttttgatCAATCAAACATTTTGATGTGTGCCATCTCAGGCCTAAGAATTTGACTTGGACAGCTGCTTATAACAGGCACAAACATTGTTCCGGATCCAGTTTCCAAGTTCCAGCTCAAGTTCTTTCTCTTGAAATAGTATCTATAATGTACATTTACCTTCCATATCTGGGCATAGATCCTAAAGACTTTGTATAGATTTAGATTGGATAGATTATTTCTTATCATTCAGATTTCTAAGATATTACTGCTTTGATGAACATTGGGGATTTTGACCATTAAACTGCCCTGAAAAAGCACAGTAACTGCACTTTCTTTTGATATACGAATTTGGGTCTTTTAGCCATAGCATATAGCAGTCATATAACAGATGGGGTTGGCTCAGCTAAactcagattcagagaaatcAGAGTGAGATAATCCACATTTGATTGGACACCCTGTTGGAGCCATTTTTAACTAGGTTTCAGTGTTGATGTATTTACTGTAGGCCTATTTTGGCTTTGTAGTGCAGAATgcttaaaatgaatattctgagTTAAATGCAAATTAAGCTGCTTAGACAGCATCTGTAAAATGTTGTTGATTAgagcaaaaaataattttactaGTACTTAAAAATATTGTGTTGACAGTTGTGCACTTTCAATATAGTGTGGGGCTATCATTACCTAATAGACCACCATTTAAagtgtaaattaaaatgtttttgaatttcTATGTTCTGTGATAATCAACTGCATGCTTCTGTCATTGTCTAAGCTTTTTATGTTTGTGGCATCAGAGCACACAATATTCTGAGTATCTGTTTAGAGATCTCAATGGGCAGTGGCAGTCAGATCTGGTGACATTGTGAACAGATCAGTCTACCTCAAACCACAGGTTTATCTGTGTTTTTCCCTCTTACATCATGCATTCACTGTCTTACAAATGTTGCGCTTTCACTCCACTCTATCTTATTCTCAAGGTGACTTCAAAAGTCTATAACTGTCCTTTCCACAGCAACACGACGCAGCACCAAAGAATAtaggaagtaaaaaaaataggAAGTACAAATTACAGGCACATTTACTATTGGCCAACTGATACCTACAAGCAGCCTTGTGCATTGGATAAAACATGAAGAATAGTGCAGCCTTCAAAGTCTAGACTTCTACATCTATGTGTTTTATTTTCCACTCAAAAGTAATTCCATATATTCAGGACCTCAGTTAAAACATGGACCTCATTCCATTTTACAACTTACATTTTCTTAAAGTTTTTTGCGATGCTTTTTTTGCACATGTCTAATCTACTGGTCCTCAGATGAGGTGGGGGGTCTCTAACTTCACCCTCTCAACTCTTTCCTGCCCTCGCTATTCCCTCACCCGCTTGCTCTCATGCCCTCTCACCCTTACCTCAGAAAAGCTGAAAGAAGTGAGCTCCCTGCTGGCGGAGACCGGCTGTAAAGTCCTGCAAATATCTAGGCCTGAATAAGTCGTTCTGTTATAGTGACACCTGATACATGGATATCTCCTATTGGTGCAGATGGCATAGTGGGAAGAGTTAAGGAGGGAAGGTCCAGAACTTGGTTCCGTGCACTGAATAAGGAGATGAATATGGGTTTAAGGGAGTGTGACAGAGGCATATGTTTCTTAAGAACCAGTCAAGACACTGTTGCTATATTTGCTGTTGAACTACGCAAGCAAAATTAACCCTTTTTTATGAATGGGTTGAATTTGAGAGTGACAAGTTTGGCATTTGGAGTTAATGGATGGATGTTTTGGCTGTTGAGGTGTCCCTCAAGTACTCATGTGATGTGTAAGTGTAACAAACTCCATGGTGACATGAACTGTTTGACAGTTGATATGAGTTTAACtaaaataactaataaataaGTATTTCACACAGATTTGGTTGTTTTCGTTTCATTGTGAATGTTTAGAAGTCCCTAATGCATTAATAAATGGCTATAAATTAATTGCATTCTGTAGTTGGCACAAAAATATTGTGTAATTCAGTAGTTCTCAGTAGGCCTAGGTGATATGGCCAAAAACATTTTCACGATATTCTTTTTTATATCGTTCGATATCTATATTTAACAAGATATACATTAACATTTGCacattgaaattttttttttatcctaaacagtcaaaatagtttCCCGGTCGAGTCTATCGatcgagtgcagttggatataaatgttaaaagatcatctgttcgtTTTGAAGCATAATGATGGCATTACcgtatttgtttgaatatttttacattcggattatatatttttatatttctttacattCAGACGCACAAGTATGGGGGCCTATtggaagcccttgtgactgaatGATATtgtatgtgggttcaggggtatcccctgagagaaaatgtaaCATGTGGCGGAGGACACGCAATCCACCACAGCATCTACGCACaattcaccacgcaccccaccgagagtgaaccacattatagcaatcacgaggaggttaccccatgtgactctaccctccctagcaaccaggccaatttggtggctggagtcattcagcatgcgttgggattcaaactcacgaacgTCAGTGGTGGTAGCCAgggtctttaccactgagctacccaggcccctgtttgtttattattaaagggtcATAATATGCCGACTAATAAAGCTAACCACATTGACTTATGTAGCACCTCATGTCTACTCACATGTGGGAAAAAGAGGCAACGTATATGGCCTGGTTAGGGCATAAATGAAGCGTGTTCGTgataaagaaaaatattcataCAGTGCAAAAGGATCAGAGCTGGTGTACACAGCACAATTGTTTTGTCACAccgctcactagagacgatgagagggaaTGGAATCAATCCAGGATACGGACATGGAACACAGTGACTGGCATAGCCTAATCTAGCATGGCAGCTAACTTCAGCAACTTCACACATTCTGAAAAGCCGAACTGCTTTTGTTTTTAGTGACACAGACTTGATCTATATAGACAGATATAGAACATAGCCTAAAtgtcgaaaattactcaaaagcttggatttttttattgcaataaatatttataaatttttaaatGGAAAGTCGTGTTGAAAATAAGTGCATTtcagttcctcttctgtcactcactcgacggtgtgtcgatgtagtgacactaggggtctctcttgagagcctcggttacctcttatctttgagaaaaggccaatgagaattagcaaACAGAAtgtgcatgcccctcccccggacatatgggtataaaaggagggaagcttGCTTCTGTTCAgcgccgagcggttgtgtttcagcaagctgagtaaacccactgctgttccatttaCCTCCAtagagcatacgctgttggagaTACGGTGCATTTTCAGCAGCTTTTCTCTTCTTATGCAtgccagtgcagactacgcccctgggcgtttcgacagcccttctaaaagagtatatcaATCTGAAAGAGTACACACATTGATgttaaacatctttttaaagatgcttctTACTCAAGATGCCCCCtctgtctttgtgtcattccacATGTGCCCCCGTCCTGTTCTGAGATGAGACTGGCTCGCCTagtggccagtctgatgtctctttcgaagcccccaagctggatgagagtttgccgctgcatcggagagcatcttgGTGGACTCCGATGCTGAATACTCAACTGGTCTAGCGCATTCAGGTgtgccggcccagtctgaggccgacactgagctgtccgctatgcttgcctcCCAGTCGGGCACACCGCTACTGGCTCCTGGACAAGATTCCTGCCACTGATCTGTAGCAAGCACATATTGATCCACTCAGACAACACAGCAactgtagcatatataaatcgccaaagCGGCGTTCActctcgtcgcatgtcgcaactcacccaccatctcctcctttggagtcagcagcggctgaggtcactgcacgccactcatgaCTTGGGCAACCTCAATgccacagcggacgcgctgtcacagaAGGTAATGCTCAGCGGATAGTGGAGCTCCACCCTCAGGTAGTCCAACTGATTTGGGGTGGATtcggcagagcacaggtagatctgtttgcctcccaagaatccACCCACAacccactctggtactctctgacagaTGCCCCCCTCGGGCATCAGACACAATCTCATGCTCtttgcaacagcacctccctggcggattcccctgaggaaggccTACTTTATCAGGGACGGTTCACCCTCTGGAATTTCCACGTCTGGCcattggatgggatgtggaagatctaaccaccagctgtcgtagacacaatcactcaagccagagctcccactaccaggcagctttatgccctaaagtggcgcttatttgcaaattggtgttcttcccgatctaaAGACCCACTGAGGTGCACAGTAAGGTCAGTGCTCCTCCACAgtaaaggtttatgtagccgccatagcgGCTCACCATGACAAATTGGACGGTAAGTtgttagggaagcacaacctaaTCATCAGATTCCTTGGAGGTGCCCAGAAGCTAAACCCTCCTAGgctatgcctgttcccctcatgggatctctccatggtcctctcgggcctttggagagccccATTTGAACTGCTAGATTCGGTCCAACTAAAGACCCTCTCCTTGAAgctggccctcctgattgcgctcgcttccaataagtgggttggggacctgcaagcattctctgtaagcgacacttgcctggactTTGGTCCGGCAAattctcacatcatcctgagaccccgaccgggctacatgcccaaggatcctacgacccctttcagggatcaggtagtgaacctgcaaacgctgccccgggaggaggcagacccagccttagcattgctgtgtccagtgcgtgctttgtgcacctatttggattgcacgcagagttttagatgctctgagcagctctttgtctgctttggtggacagcggaaagggaacactgtctccaaatagaggcttgctcactggatcgtggacgccacTGTGTTTGCCTACCAGACCTATGCCGTGCCTGCACCCTtgcaggtttgagcacactctacgatgAGTGTGGCATCCtggtgggcactggccaatggcacctctctagcagacatctgcagagtggcagtctgggcaacacccaataccttcgcaagattttacgatctctgggttgagccgatCTCATCCTGTGTTTGGTCGGGTCCGAACACGTAGAATTCTGTAATGcggaacagctggccaggtgtatcccttgcgcatagcgcctttcccctctcctgaggcgaagacgtgcgctctactcccccagtcaagttTATAAGTCAtagaccctggatgtccttcctccctagccattTGGGtccgaattcagcggaggagtttgcagccagacccactgcaggcacCGGGTCGCCTGCATTGGAAAAATTGCTCTACAGGTACTGATTACACTGGTAagcccctg
Protein-coding sequences here:
- the tnnt3a gene encoding troponin T type 3a (skeletal, fast); its protein translation is YVAICTAWCGFPNNPITCTCPFFILKTDEKPKFKPSGPKIPDGEKVDFDDIQKKRQNKDLVELQSLIDAHFEDRKKEEEELIALKDRIEKRRSERAEQQRIRTEKDKERQARREEERLRKEEADAKKKADDDAKKKSALSGMGSNYSSYLQKADSKRGGKKQTEREKKKKILAERRKQLNIDHLSEDKLREKANELFEWMKTLESEKFDHTERLKKQKYEVTTLRKRVEELSKFSKKGAASRRRK